TGAGCTGGAGGGCGCCGGGCGGGACGAGGACGCGCTGGCGTACCTGCGCGACGACCGGGAGTTCCGCAACTGCCTGCTGGTGGAGCTGCCCAACGGCGACTTCGCGGTGACCATGGTGAAGCTGCTGCTGCTCGCCGCGTACCAGGTGCCGCTCTACACCGCGCTGGCCGGCTGCGCCGACGAGCGGCTGGCCGCGATCGGCGCGAAGGCGCGCAAGGAGTCCGCGTACCACCTGGACCACGCCGCGCTGTGGGTGAAGCGGCTCGGCGACGGCACCGAGGAGTCGCACCGCCGCGCCCAGGCCGCGCTGGAGCAGCTCTGGCCGTACCACCACGAGCTGTTCACGGCGGATCCGGCGGCGCCGGTCGACCCGGCCACCCTGCGGGCCGACTTCGACGCCACCGTCTCCGCCGTGCTCGACGAGGCCACCCTCACCCGGCCGGAGACCGGCTGGGCGCCGGCCGGCGGCCGGGACGGCGTGCACACCGAGCACCTGTCGTACCTGCTGGCCGAGATGCAGGTGCTGCACCGGGCCCACCCCGGGGCTTCCTGGTGAGCGCGAGGAGCGCGGCGCAGCGGAGCCCCGCAGTCGCGAACGAGAGGCGGCACCGGTGACACCCAGGGAGGCGGCCGCGTCGGTGGTGGATCCGGAGATCCGGGTCGTCACCATCGACGAGCTGGGCATCCTGCGGGCGGTGGAGGAGGATCCGGCCAGCGGTCGGGTCGTCGTCACCATCACCCCGACCTACACCGGCTGCCCGGCGATGGACGTGATCCGCGCCGACATCCGCCGGGCGCTCGCCGCCGCCGGCCACCCGGACGCCGAGGTCCGCACGGTGTACAGCCCCGCCTGGAGCACCGACTGGATCACCGAGGCGGGCCGGGCGAAGCTGGCCGCCGCCGGCATCGCCCCGCCGGCCCCCGCGTCGCACGGTGGCACCGTGGTGCCGCTGACCCTCGCCGTACGCTGCCCGCGCTGCGGGTCGCCGGAGACCGAGCAGGTGAGCCGGTTCGGCTCGACCGCCTGCAAGGCGCTCTGGCGGTGCCGCTCCTGCTCCGAACCCTTCGACCACCTGAAGGCGCTGTGACTGTCACCATCACCCGCCCGGTCCGCCGCCGGCCGGTCTTCCACCCGCTGCACGTCGACGCCGTGGACCGGCTCACCGACGACGCCGTGGCGATCACCTTCGCCGTGCCGGAGGAACTGCGCGAGACCTTCGCGTTCTCCGCCGGGCAGCACCTCACGGTGCGGCGGATCGGGCCGGACGGGGCGGACGTGCGGCGGTCGTACTCGATCTGCTCGACGCCGGACGAGCTGGCCCGGCACGGCCGGCTGCGGATCGGGGTGCGGGAGGTACCCGGCGGCGCGTTCTCCGCGTACGCCTGCGGCGCCCTGCGCGGCGGCGACACCGTCGAGGTGCTGCCCCCGCTCGGGCACTTCACCACGGCGTTCGCGCCGGAGCGGGTCCGCCGGTACGGCGCGGTGGTCGCCGGCTCCGGCATCACCCCGGTGCTGTCGCTGGTCGCGACCGCCCTGGCCGTCGAGCCGGCCAGCACCTTCACCCTGGTGTACGGCAACCGCACGGCCAACACGGTGATGTTCGCCGAGGAGCTGGCCGACCTGAAGGACCGCTACCCGACCCGGCTGCACCTGGTGCACGTGCTCTCCCGGGAGCCGGGCGAGTCGCCGTTGCTGTCCGGGCGGATCGACGCCGACCGGCTGGCCCGGCTGTTGGACACGATCGTCCCCGGCGACGCGATCGAGGAGTGGTTCCTCTGCGGCCCGTACGGGATGGTGGTGGACGCGAAGGCGGTGCTGACCGGGCGCGGGGTGCCCGAGTCGGCGGTGCGTACCGAGCTGTTCCACGTCGACGCTCCGCCGGAGCCGGTGCGCCGGCCCACCGACGAGCCGGGCGCCGGCACCGAGGTGACCATCCTGCTGGACGGCCGGGCGTCCCGCTTCACGATGGGGCGGGAGGAACGGGTGCTGGACGCCGCGTTGAAGGTCCGCGGCGAGCTGCCGTACGCCTGCAAGGGCGGGGTCTGCTCGACCTGCAGGGCCAAGGTCGTCTCCGGTGAGGTGACGATGGCCCGCAACTACGCCCTGGAGCCGGACGAGGTGGCGGCCGGGTACGTGCTCACCTGCCAGTCCAGCCCGACCACCGACACGCTCACGGTGGACTACGACGCGTGACGTGGAACGCTGGTGAGCCATGCGGGTGGAGTGGCATGTCGCATCGGAACAGGCGACGTGCCACTCGCGGCTGATCCGCCTGTTCCGGTAGGTGCGGCGCGGTGGCCTGCAGATGCCAGGAGCACTAGCTCCTCGGAAGTGGACCCGGCAGCCTTCCGGACGGTAGGTGGGCCGGGTCTCGCGTCTTCCGGACGTCACACTTGGCGTGTCTCGCTGATCAGTCCTTGCACCGCCGTTCGCCAGTGCCCGCCCTTCGCCCAACACCACGCGAGGGCATCGGGGATCGACAGCAGGCATTCTTCGTGCGCCCGTAGATGTTCGTAGCGAAGGCTTTCCGACACGCCCGCCCGTCGTACGTGCTCGAAGAGCAGTCGTTGGTCGGACTTGAAGGTGGCTCTTGGAAATAAGATCGTGGGGCGTTCGAGGTCCTGGCACGTCACATATGTGAACACCGCCGCAGGGGTACAGCGGCTGACCGGCGTACCCTCAAGGACGTGACGGTGAGCCGGGAGATCGACGACATCCTGCAGCGCGGCGCGGACGGCGGGCGGATCACGCCCGAGGAGGCCCTGCTGCTCTACACCGAGGCGCCCTTCCACGCCCTGGGCGAGGCGGCGGACACGGTCCGCCGGCGGCGCTATCCGGACAACGTCGTCACGTACCTGATCGACCGCAACATCAACTACACGAACGTCTGCGTGACGGCGTGCAAGTTCTGCGCGTTCTTCCGGGCCCCCAAGCACAAGGAGGGCTGGACCCACCCGACCGAGGAGATCCTGCGCCGCTGCGGCGAGGCGGTCGAGCTGGGCGCCACCCAGGTCATGCTCCAGGGCGGCCACCACCCGGACTACGGGGTGGAGTACTACGAGGAGCTGTTCTCCTCGGTCAAGAAGGCGTACCCGCAGCTCGCCATCCACTCCATCGGGCCGAGCGAGATCCTGCACATGGCCAAGGTCTCCGGCGTCGGCCTGGACGAGGCCATCGCCCGGATCAAGGCCGCCGGCCTCGACTCGATCGCCGGCGCCGGCGCGGAGATGCTGCCGGAGCGGCCCCGCAAGGCGATCGCCCCGCTCAAGGAGTCGGGCGCCCGCTGGCTGGAGGTCATGGAGCTGGCCCACCGGCAGGGCGTCGAGTCGACCGCGACGATGATGATGGGCACCGGCGAGACCAACGCCGAGCGGATCGAGCACCTGCGGATGATCCGCGACGTGCAGGACCGCACCGGCGGCTTCCGGGCCTTCATCCCGTGGACGTACCAGCCGGAGAACAACCACCTCAAGGGCCGTACCCAGGCCACCACCCTGGAGTACCTGCGGCTGGTCGCGGTGGCCCGACTCTTCTTCGAGACGGTGCCGCACCTGCAGGCGTCCTGGCTGACCACCGGCAAGGACGTCGGCCAGCTCGCGCTGCACATGGGTGTGGACGACCTCGGCTCGATCATGCTGGAGGAGAACGTCATCTCCTCGGCCGGCGCCCGGCACCGCTCCAACCTGCACGAGCTGATCGGCATGATCCGGTCGGCGGGTCGGATCCCCGCCCAGCGGGACACCCTCTACCGCCGGCTCGCCGTGCACCACACGCCGGCCGACGATCCGACCGACGAGCGGGTGGTCTCGCACTTCTCCTCGATCGCCATGCCGGGTGGCGGCGCCGGGCGGCAGTTGCCGCTGGTCGACGCCCGCTGAACGGTCGGCCCTCCGCCCTTCGGGCAGGTGGCGGCGTCCGAGCGGCGTCGCCACGGCGGCCGTACGGCGGACGGCTGGTGCCGTGACGGTCGCCGATGCCGGCGTGGTGTCGAGCGGGGCAGCGGGGTGGACGACCCGTCGCTAGGGTGCGGCGTACCGTTCACCCTTCCCGACGGGGGAAACCTTCCATGATCTTCCGTAACCGTCCGCTGGCGCGGCTCGGCGCCGCCGCCCTGCTCGCCTCCGGCGCGTTCACCGTGCTCGGCACTCCCGCGTACGCCGAGGGCGCGGGGACCGACCTGTCCATCGACGTCGCCGGCACCCGGGTCGCCGCCGGCACCGAGGGCAAGCTCGGCTTCATCAAGATCGGCAACAAGGGCGACACCATCCCCACCGACGTCCGGATCACCGTGGACGTCTCCCAGCTCGACCTGGACAAGGTGGGGCTCTCCCCGTTCGCCGAGCGCGAGTGCGAGGAGACCAAGGTCGACGGCCGGCTCCTCTGGGACTGCGTCGTACCCGAGTTCGCCGTTCCGGGCCCGGGCACCACGTCCGAGCTGCCGTTGGTGGTGTTCCGCGGCACCGACGAGCTGAAGGGCGCGTACGCCGCGCCGGTCACCTTCACCGTGGTCGCGCCGGGCGACACGAACGCCGCGAACAACTCCGAGACGGTGAAGGTCGAACTCACCGATGAGAACGGCGTCGACCTGTCGGTGTGGGCCCCGGACATCAACCTCCAGCTCGTCTGGAAGCCCGGTGGCGAGCCGGACGTGAAGAAGCCGGTGCTCAACCCGGGCGACGAGACCGTCGTCTTCGCGTCCGTCATGAACCAGGGCGACATGATCGCCGACGGCCTCGACTTCACCATCTCCCTGCCCAAGGGGGTCACCCTCACCGAGGAGCTGAAGGGGTGCACGGTCGCCGCCGACCGGCGCAGCGCCACCTGTGGGGCGGGCAGCACCCAGCTCAAGCCGGACAGCGCGGTGTACCCCGTCTTCCCGGTGAAGGTCGCCGCCGACGTCGAGGCGCCGGTCACCCTCTCCGGCGGCACCATCGGGGCCAGCGCCCGGGGCGAGCTGCCGGTGACCGAGAAGAGCCTCGCCAAGGCCGCCGCCAGCGAGCTGCCCTCGTTCCTGACCGAGAAGCTCACCCTCGTCAAGGACGTCGACCCGAGCGACGACAGCGACGACTTCGCGGTCAGGGTCGTGGCCGCCGCCAATGGCGGTGGCGGCGGCACCGGTGACGACGGCGGCCTGCCGGTCACCGGCCCGCAGGCCGGCCTGATCGGTGGTGTCGGGGTGGCGGTGCTGGCCGCCGGTGGCGCGCTGCTGATGATGGCGCGGCGTCGCCGGGTGGTGCTGGTGACCCCGGGCGACGAGAAGCCGACGGCCTGACCGGATCCGCGACGGTGTGGGCGGGGCCTCTCCCGCCCACACCGGGTGACCGACCGCTCGCGTCCGGGTGACCGGCCGAAAGTCCTGATCGGAGCCGTCGGGACGGTATTCCTGACGACCGTTCGGACGACCGGTCGGCCGGAGTGCCCGGCACAAGAGCTGTCAATCCCGACAATCTGCGGGTGGCGGCGGGGCGTCCCGCCCGGTGGCGTCCGGCGCGGGGGCTGGCGGGGTCGGCCGGCGGGCGCTAACGTGCGGCCCGCGTACCTTTCGACGCCTGTTCGAGCAGGTGGGAAGGGTCGGCCGGCAATCGAGGCGTGTCCTCCATCGGCCCATGAGGGCCGTTCACATATAACGCACGGCAGTGGGGGCGGGATGGTTCCACCATCCCGCCCCCACTGTGTCGTCCGTCCGGCTCGGACGGTCGGGAAACGCGTCCCGCCGCTGGCGCACCCCCGTCGATCTCCGATACCGTCCGCTCGATCCGCAACCCATTCCCACTGTCCCTAATCCCCGGGGGATCGATGACTCTGCTCCACCGCTCGGCCCTGGCCCGCGCCGGCGCCGTGGCCGTGCTCGCCGCGGCCGGCATCGCCACCGTCGCCGCTCCGGCGCAGGCGGCCGACCAGGCCGACCTCCAACTGATCCCGCTCAGCTACGAGCTGGCCAAGGGCGTCAAGGAGGCCAAGGCCAAGCCGTTCAAGTTCCAGGTCGACAACACCACCGGCACGGTCGACGCCAAGGACGTCCGGGTCACCGTCGAGACCAAGGGCCTCAAGGACCGCAAGGTCGGCGTGGTCGTGCCCGAGGGCTGCGAGGTCGACGGCACCCGCTTCAGCTGCCTCCTCGGCGACCTGGCCGCCGGCACCACCGAGGACTTCGGCATCCCGCTCTTCTCCACCGGTGGTCGTGGTGACGCCGGCACGCTGGTGGTGACCATCAGCGCGGCCACCGCCGACCCCGACCTGGAGAACAACACCGTCGAGCACGACATCACCGTCGCCAAGCCCGGCTACGACCTCACCACCTGGGTGCAGGACGTGTACGCCGACGTGGTCGTCGACGGCGACGAGGCCGGCGAGGCGAACCTGACGCCGGTGCGGCCGGGCCAGACCGCCCCGCTGGACTGGGCGGTCTACAACGACGGCAGCCGCAAGGCCACCGGCATCGCGTACGGCATCACCCTGCCGGCCGACGTCACCTTCGCCGAGCTGCCCGAGGGCTGCGTCGAGCAGCAGCTGGGCGGGCTCGCCCAGGCGTACTGCGAGGACGAGGGCGCGGTGCTGCGGCCGGGCGAGTTCTACGCCGCCGAGGTGCGGGTCAAGGTCGACGCCGACGCCACCGAGAAGGTGCTGCGCCCCGGCTTCCTCTTCGCCGCCGGCCTGGACGGTGCCGAGGGCCAGCCGGAGGAGGAGCCGAAGGCGGCCACCTCCCTGCAGCGCAAGACGTTCACCGAGACCGACCCGGTCGACAACATCGCCCAGTTCGACGTCTTCGTCGACCTGAGCACGCAGCCCTCGCCGACCCCGACCGGTGAGCCCACCCCGACCGGCCAGCCGACCGCGACCCCGACCTCGGGTGGCGGCAGCGGTGGCGGCTCCGGCGACGGCGGCCTGCCGGTGACCGGTGTGCAGGCCGGCCTGATCGGCGGGATCGGTGGCGCGGTGCTGCTCGCCGGTGGCGCGCTGGTGGTGCTCTCCCGCCGCCGCAAGGTGGTCCTGGTGACCCCGGGCGACGAGAAGTCCGACAGCTGATCCGTCGCGTGTCGAGGGCGGGGTGGGCGACCACCCCGCCCTTTCGCGTACCGGTCGGCCGCCGACGCCGCCGGCCGGAGGCGGTACGCCCCAGCGGACGCCGGTCGCGGGGCGGCTGGCAGAGTGGAGGGGTGAGCCGTACCCCGCAGGGCCAGCGCGCCAGCCTGGACAAGCAGCCGCACGAGGTCGCCGCGATGTTCGACGGTGTGGCCGCCCGCTACGACCTGACCAACACCGTCCTCTCCTTCGGCCAGGACCGGCTGTGGCGGCGGGCGACCCGGGCCGCGCTCGACCTGCGCCCGGGCGACCGGGTGCTGGACGTGGGCGCCGGCACCGGCGTCTCGACCGAGGAACTCGCCCACTCGGGGGCGTACGCGGTCGGCGCCGACCTGTCGCTCGGCATGCTGTACGCCGGCAAGCGGTCCCGCCCGGGGGTGCCGCTGCTGGCCGGTGACGCGCTGCGGCTGCCCTTCGCCGACGCGAGTTTCGACGCGGTGACCATCTCCTTCGCGTTGCGCAACGTCAACGACACCGACGCGGCGCTGCGCGAGTTCGCGCGGGTGACCCGGCCGGGCGGCCGGCTGGTGGTGTGCGAGTTCAGCACGCCGGTGAACCCGGCCTTCCGCACCGTCTACCTGTCGTACCTGATGCGGTCGCTGCCGGCCGTGGCGCGCGCCGTCTCCAGCAACCCCGACGCGTACGTCTACCTGGCCGAGTCGATCCGGGCGTGGCCGGACCAGCCGGCTCTCGCCGCACGCATCGGCGCGGCCGGCTGGGGCCGGGTGGCCTGGCGGAACCTGACCGGCGGCGTGGTGGCGCTGCACCGCGCGGTCCGGGACTGAGGCCGGCCCGCGTCGACCCGGCGCGGGGTGAGGACGGTCCGCGCCGATGCGACCGGCTGCGGAGCGCCGGTGGGCGGCGCTGCCGAGCGGTGTTTCGTGAATGTCCGACTTGCAGGCATTCAGCCCCGTAAGCTGCCCTGCATGACGGGACCGGAGCAGGTGGACGCGGCGAACGACGACGACGCCGCCGAACTCATCGCGCAGCTCAAGGAGCTGGCCGGTGCGGATCCCGCCGACGTCCGTCAGGTGGTTGCCGAGGTGCTGGCCGCGCTGGACCGCGCCGCCGGCGGGGCGCTGCGCGAGCACCTGCCCGACACGATCCGGCTCGACGCCGGCCTGGACACCGCCGCACCGGCGCGCCGCTGACCTCCGGGGGACGCCGCCCGGCTTGTTACCGGCAAGTTAGGTACCCCTGGTCCGGCGGGGGTATGACACCGGTCATAGACTCCAACCCGATCGGCTTGTGAAGCATTTCACGAGCGTGCGGGAGGAGGCGCAGATGACCGCGGTGGAGAACGACGCCGACGTGATCGTCGTGGGCGCCGGTCCCGGAGGATCGGCGACGGCGTACCACCTGGCGCGGCACGGCGTACGTGTGCTGCTGCTGGAGAAGACCGAGTTCCCCCGGGAGAAGGTCTGCGGTGACGGCCTGACTCCCCGGGCCGTGCGGCAGCTCGTCCGGATGGGTGTGGACACCTCGCCCGAGGCCGGTTGGCTGCACAACAAGGGCCTGCGGGTGATCGGCGGCGGGGTACGCCTCGAACTGGACTGGCCCGACCTGGCCAGCTTCCCCAACTACGGCCTGGTGCGTACCCGGCTGGACTTCGACGACCTGCTCGCCCAGCGCGCGGTCGCCGCCGGCGCGAAGCTGCGCACCGGCGTGAACGTGCTCGGCCCGGTGCTCGACGCCGACGACCGGGTGATCGGCGTGCAGGCCGAGGTCGGCCCGGAGAAGGAGCCGGTCAGCTTCCGCGCCCCGCTGGTGGTCGCCGCGGACGGCGTCTCCGGCCGCTTCCCGCTCGCCCTCGGGCTGGCCAAGCGGGAGGACCGGCCGATCGGCGTGGCCGTCCGGCGCTACTACCGCTCGGCCGCCAAGCACGACGACGACTACCTGGAGTCGTGGCTGGAGCTGCGGGCCAAGGGCAGCGACGCGCTGCTGCCCGGGTACGGCTGGATCTTCGGCCTCGGTGACGGCCGGGTCAACGTCGGCCTGGGCGTGCTCAACTCGTCCTCGGCCTTCGGCAAGACCAACTACCGGCGGCTGCTCACCGACTGGCTGGCCAACACCCCCGAGGACTGGGGGATGACCGACGAGACGAACGCCGAGGGGCCGATCCTCGGCGCGGCGCTGCCGATGGGCTTCAACCGGGTCCCGCACTACACCCGCGGGGTGCTGCTGGTCGGCGACTCCGGCGGCATGGTCAACCCGTTCAACGGCGAGGGCATCGCGTACGCGATGGAGTCCGGCGAGCTGGCCGCCGAGATCGCGGTCCAGGCGCTCGCCCGACCGGCCGGGGCCGACCGGGAGCGGGCGTTGATGGCGTACCCGCAGGAGCTGAAGGCCCGCTTCGGCGGCTACTACCGGCTCGGCGGGATCTTCGTGAAGCTGATCGGCCGTCCGGAGGTGATGCGGATGGCGACCAAGCACGGCATGCCGCACCCGACGCTGATGCGCTTCGTGCTCAAGCTGCTGGCGAACCTGACCGACCCGCGCGGCGGGGACGCGATGGACCGGGTCATCAACGCGATGACGAAGGCGGCGCCGGCCGTGTAGTGGACCACGCCCGGGGCCAACGCCGGCCCCGGGCCGGACAGAGATCGACCCCCGCTGACGGCCGTCACGAGGGACGTGAATAGTGTGATTTTGGCCAAGCACCAGGGGCAGGGGAAGGACGAGCAGGAGAAAAGATGTCGCTCTCGCCTTACGCACCGATCATCGGGCTGTTCGCCCTCGCCGCGGGGTTCTCGCTGTTCTCCGTGGCCGCCGCTCGCTTCGCCGGGCCCCGGCGCTTCAACAAGGCCAAGCTCGAAGCGTACGAGTGCGGCATCGAGCCGAGTCCCCAGCCGGTGGGCGGCGGACGGTTCCCGATCAAGTTCTACCTGACGGCGATGCTCTTCATCGTCTTCGACATCGAGATCATCTTCCTCTACCCCTGGGCGGTCTCGTTCGACGCCCTGCCGATCTTCGGCTTCGTGGAGATGGTCCTGTTCATCGTCGCGGTCTTCGTCGCGTACGCCTACGTGTGGCGGCGCGGCGGCCTGGACTGGGACTGAGGGAGGTACGTCAGATGGGCATCGAGGAGAAGCTCCCCGCCGGCGTCCTGCTCACCTCCGTGGAGAAGCTGGTCAACTGGTCGCGGAAGTCGTCCGTCTGGGGCGCCACCTTCGGCCTGGCCTGCTGCGCCATCGAGATGATGGCCGCCGGTGGCCCGCACTACGACATGGGTCGCTGGGGCATGGAGGTGTTCCGCGCCTCGCCGCGCCAGGCCGACCTGATGATCGTGGCCGGTCGGGTGAGCCAGAAGATGGCCCCGGTCCT
This genomic interval from Micromonospora coxensis contains the following:
- a CDS encoding LPXTG cell wall anchor domain-containing protein, with translation MTLLHRSALARAGAVAVLAAAGIATVAAPAQAADQADLQLIPLSYELAKGVKEAKAKPFKFQVDNTTGTVDAKDVRVTVETKGLKDRKVGVVVPEGCEVDGTRFSCLLGDLAAGTTEDFGIPLFSTGGRGDAGTLVVTISAATADPDLENNTVEHDITVAKPGYDLTTWVQDVYADVVVDGDEAGEANLTPVRPGQTAPLDWAVYNDGSRKATGIAYGITLPADVTFAELPEGCVEQQLGGLAQAYCEDEGAVLRPGEFYAAEVRVKVDADATEKVLRPGFLFAAGLDGAEGQPEEEPKAATSLQRKTFTETDPVDNIAQFDVFVDLSTQPSPTPTGEPTPTGQPTATPTSGGGSGGGSGDGGLPVTGVQAGLIGGIGGAVLLAGGALVVLSRRRKVVLVTPGDEKSDS
- the paaE gene encoding 1,2-phenylacetyl-CoA epoxidase subunit PaaE, which gives rise to MTVTITRPVRRRPVFHPLHVDAVDRLTDDAVAITFAVPEELRETFAFSAGQHLTVRRIGPDGADVRRSYSICSTPDELARHGRLRIGVREVPGGAFSAYACGALRGGDTVEVLPPLGHFTTAFAPERVRRYGAVVAGSGITPVLSLVATALAVEPASTFTLVYGNRTANTVMFAEELADLKDRYPTRLHLVHVLSREPGESPLLSGRIDADRLARLLDTIVPGDAIEEWFLCGPYGMVVDAKAVLTGRGVPESAVRTELFHVDAPPEPVRRPTDEPGAGTEVTILLDGRASRFTMGREERVLDAALKVRGELPYACKGGVCSTCRAKVVSGEVTMARNYALEPDEVAAGYVLTCQSSPTTDTLTVDYDA
- a CDS encoding NADH-quinone oxidoreductase subunit A translates to MSLSPYAPIIGLFALAAGFSLFSVAAARFAGPRRFNKAKLEAYECGIEPSPQPVGGGRFPIKFYLTAMLFIVFDIEIIFLYPWAVSFDALPIFGFVEMVLFIVAVFVAYAYVWRRGGLDWD
- a CDS encoding geranylgeranyl reductase family protein, which encodes MTAVENDADVIVVGAGPGGSATAYHLARHGVRVLLLEKTEFPREKVCGDGLTPRAVRQLVRMGVDTSPEAGWLHNKGLRVIGGGVRLELDWPDLASFPNYGLVRTRLDFDDLLAQRAVAAGAKLRTGVNVLGPVLDADDRVIGVQAEVGPEKEPVSFRAPLVVAADGVSGRFPLALGLAKREDRPIGVAVRRYYRSAAKHDDDYLESWLELRAKGSDALLPGYGWIFGLGDGRVNVGLGVLNSSSAFGKTNYRRLLTDWLANTPEDWGMTDETNAEGPILGAALPMGFNRVPHYTRGVLLVGDSGGMVNPFNGEGIAYAMESGELAAEIAVQALARPAGADRERALMAYPQELKARFGGYYRLGGIFVKLIGRPEVMRMATKHGMPHPTLMRFVLKLLANLTDPRGGDAMDRVINAMTKAAPAV
- the paaD gene encoding 1,2-phenylacetyl-CoA epoxidase subunit PaaD translates to MTPREAAASVVDPEIRVVTIDELGILRAVEEDPASGRVVVTITPTYTGCPAMDVIRADIRRALAAAGHPDAEVRTVYSPAWSTDWITEAGRAKLAAAGIAPPAPASHGGTVVPLTLAVRCPRCGSPETEQVSRFGSTACKALWRCRSCSEPFDHLKAL
- the mqnC gene encoding cyclic dehypoxanthinyl futalosine synthase, with translation MTVSREIDDILQRGADGGRITPEEALLLYTEAPFHALGEAADTVRRRRYPDNVVTYLIDRNINYTNVCVTACKFCAFFRAPKHKEGWTHPTEEILRRCGEAVELGATQVMLQGGHHPDYGVEYYEELFSSVKKAYPQLAIHSIGPSEILHMAKVSGVGLDEAIARIKAAGLDSIAGAGAEMLPERPRKAIAPLKESGARWLEVMELAHRQGVESTATMMMGTGETNAERIEHLRMIRDVQDRTGGFRAFIPWTYQPENNHLKGRTQATTLEYLRLVAVARLFFETVPHLQASWLTTGKDVGQLALHMGVDDLGSIMLEENVISSAGARHRSNLHELIGMIRSAGRIPAQRDTLYRRLAVHHTPADDPTDERVVSHFSSIAMPGGGAGRQLPLVDAR
- the paaC gene encoding 1,2-phenylacetyl-CoA epoxidase subunit PaaC, which encodes MSAANGPFDFTLAIGDDALIAAQRLAEWTSRAPEMEEDIALANIALDQLGAARLLLTYAGELEGAGRDEDALAYLRDDREFRNCLLVELPNGDFAVTMVKLLLLAAYQVPLYTALAGCADERLAAIGAKARKESAYHLDHAALWVKRLGDGTEESHRRAQAALEQLWPYHHELFTADPAAPVDPATLRADFDATVSAVLDEATLTRPETGWAPAGGRDGVHTEHLSYLLAEMQVLHRAHPGASW
- a CDS encoding demethylmenaquinone methyltransferase, with protein sequence MSRTPQGQRASLDKQPHEVAAMFDGVAARYDLTNTVLSFGQDRLWRRATRAALDLRPGDRVLDVGAGTGVSTEELAHSGAYAVGADLSLGMLYAGKRSRPGVPLLAGDALRLPFADASFDAVTISFALRNVNDTDAALREFARVTRPGGRLVVCEFSTPVNPAFRTVYLSYLMRSLPAVARAVSSNPDAYVYLAESIRAWPDQPALAARIGAAGWGRVAWRNLTGGVVALHRAVRD